A stretch of Gemmatimonas aurantiaca T-27 DNA encodes these proteins:
- a CDS encoding MFS transporter, with translation MNNPAYGILLAISFCHLLNDMMQALMPAIYPNLKAELGLSFSQVGLITLAYQITASFLQPLVGFMADKRPTPQALPGGTIFTLAGLTVLSVAHRYELVLLGACLLGMGSSVFHPEASRVARMAAGGRNGLAQSLFQVGGNAGSALGPLAAALVVVRWGQSSLAFFALLALLSCAILWKVSLWYRHTGLARLAAGHKAASEFTLPKGTARRGIVILLLLIFSKYVYLASLTSYFIFYLMHRFGVTVEVAQFHLFLFLAAVAVGTVAGGPIGDRIGRKYVIWMSILGVLPFSLLLPHVDLFWTAVLSVIIGLLLASAFPAIVVFAQELVPGKVGMISGLFFGFSFGMGGVGAAVLGKLADVYSIETVYQVCAFLPAIGLLAAWLPDVRRPAVATAPVVAE, from the coding sequence ATGAACAATCCCGCGTACGGGATCCTGCTGGCCATCAGTTTTTGTCACCTGCTCAATGACATGATGCAGGCCCTGATGCCGGCGATCTATCCGAATCTCAAGGCCGAACTGGGCCTCAGTTTTTCGCAGGTCGGGCTCATCACGCTGGCCTATCAGATCACCGCCTCGTTCCTGCAGCCCCTGGTGGGCTTCATGGCGGACAAGCGGCCTACACCGCAGGCGCTGCCGGGTGGGACGATCTTCACGCTGGCCGGCCTGACGGTGCTGTCGGTGGCACACCGATACGAGCTGGTGTTGCTGGGCGCATGCCTGCTGGGCATGGGGTCATCGGTGTTTCACCCCGAGGCTTCCCGTGTCGCCCGCATGGCGGCCGGTGGTCGCAACGGCCTGGCGCAGTCGCTCTTCCAGGTGGGTGGAAACGCCGGCAGTGCATTGGGGCCATTGGCCGCAGCACTGGTCGTGGTGCGATGGGGGCAGAGCAGTCTGGCGTTTTTTGCACTGTTGGCCCTGCTGTCGTGTGCGATCCTGTGGAAGGTGAGCCTCTGGTACCGACACACCGGCCTTGCCCGACTGGCCGCGGGACACAAGGCGGCTTCCGAGTTCACGTTGCCCAAGGGCACGGCACGCCGTGGCATCGTGATCCTGCTGCTACTGATTTTTTCCAAGTACGTATACCTGGCCAGCCTCACGAGCTACTTCATCTTCTACCTGATGCATCGGTTCGGTGTGACGGTGGAAGTGGCGCAGTTTCATCTCTTCCTGTTCCTCGCGGCCGTGGCGGTGGGCACAGTGGCCGGTGGGCCGATCGGCGATCGTATCGGGCGGAAGTACGTGATCTGGATGTCGATTCTCGGTGTGTTGCCGTTCAGCCTTCTATTGCCACACGTGGATCTGTTCTGGACGGCCGTGCTCAGCGTCATCATCGGGCTGCTGCTCGCCTCGGCGTTTCCCGCCATCGTCGTGTTTGCGCAGGAGTTGGTGCCGGGCAAGGTGGGCATGATCTCGGGGCTCTTCTTCGGCTTCTCGTTCGGCATGGGCGGCGTGGGCGCGGCCGTGCTGGGCAAGCTGGCCGACGTGTACAGCATCGAAACGGTGTACCAGGTGTGCGCCTTCCTGCCGGCCATCGGTTTGCTGGCGGCGTGGCTGCCCGATGTTCGCCGACCGGCGGTGGCCACAGCCCCGGTGGTGGCGGAGTAG
- a CDS encoding nucleotidyltransferase domain-containing protein, with translation MAKPKASRSAPPHATPLSKGSDSGTQDSGAPAHFARALDALIAKIREDRSVLAVVLCGSLAHDTVWKRSDIDLVLVTIDDKLVPASSMALDADGVNVHALMLPRAAFKRLADGALSNSFMHSMLSKGRLLYAHDESIAPVLERMRVIGGRDTQIQLLAAATEALSCLYKARKWFLTRGDYNYAALWILAAATPMARMEVMRHGQLSDREVLPRALPLNPELFSVIYTGMLNEPKDRDAVERALTMAESHLLSLAPAFAEPVVRWLAEVTEARSCTEIDAHFARTMGIEHVSGTCEYLADQGLIGRASVTSRLTKKSTADVQELAFYALTPPPDVY, from the coding sequence ATGGCAAAGCCGAAGGCCTCGCGATCAGCGCCACCCCATGCAACACCCCTGTCGAAAGGATCGGATTCCGGCACACAGGATTCCGGCGCGCCGGCGCATTTTGCGCGGGCGCTCGATGCACTGATTGCGAAGATCCGGGAAGATCGGTCGGTATTGGCCGTCGTGTTGTGTGGAAGCCTCGCGCACGACACCGTGTGGAAGCGATCGGATATCGATCTCGTATTGGTGACCATCGACGACAAGCTGGTGCCGGCATCGTCGATGGCACTCGATGCCGATGGGGTGAACGTGCATGCGCTCATGCTGCCCCGCGCAGCGTTCAAACGTCTGGCCGACGGTGCGTTGAGCAACTCGTTCATGCATTCGATGCTGAGCAAGGGCCGCCTGCTGTATGCACACGACGAGTCCATTGCGCCGGTGCTCGAGCGCATGCGAGTCATTGGTGGGCGCGATACGCAGATCCAACTGCTGGCCGCCGCCACCGAAGCCCTGTCGTGTCTGTACAAGGCCCGCAAGTGGTTCCTCACGCGCGGCGACTACAACTATGCCGCGCTGTGGATCCTGGCCGCAGCCACACCGATGGCGCGCATGGAAGTCATGCGTCATGGGCAGCTCTCCGATCGTGAAGTCCTGCCGCGTGCGCTGCCGCTCAACCCGGAACTGTTTTCCGTCATCTATACCGGCATGCTGAATGAGCCCAAAGACCGCGATGCCGTGGAGCGTGCGCTCACGATGGCCGAATCCCACCTGCTCTCGCTGGCGCCCGCATTTGCGGAACCGGTGGTGCGGTGGCTGGCCGAAGTGACCGAGGCTCGCTCATGCACCGAGATCGATGCGCATTTTGCTCGCACGATGGGCATCGAGCACGTGAGTGGCACGTGTGAATATCTCGCCGATCAGGGTCTGATTGGCCGAGCGTCGGTGACGTCGCGTTTGACGAAGAAGAGTACGGCGGATGTGCAGGAGCTTGCCTTCTACGCACTCACCCCACCTCCCGATGTCTACTAA